In Deinococcus psychrotolerans, a genomic segment contains:
- the mscL gene encoding large conductance mechanosensitive channel protein MscL — protein MVSGFQKFLLRGNLIDLAVGVLIGAAFGKVVESFTSGLILPIIGIFGGVPDFSALVFTINGSVFKYGAFITALLSFVLSAAVIYFFVIVPFNRLMERFKREEKPPVAEPTNEEKLLAEIRDALRQRPL, from the coding sequence ATGGTAAGTGGATTTCAGAAGTTTCTGTTGCGCGGCAATTTGATTGATCTGGCAGTCGGTGTGCTGATCGGTGCGGCTTTCGGCAAAGTGGTGGAGTCGTTCACCAGCGGCCTCATTCTACCGATCATCGGTATTTTTGGCGGTGTGCCGGATTTCTCGGCGCTGGTCTTCACCATCAACGGGAGCGTCTTCAAGTACGGCGCATTCATCACTGCTCTCCTGAGCTTTGTGTTGTCTGCCGCGGTCATCTACTTTTTTGTCATCGTGCCTTTCAATAGGTTGATGGAGCGCTTCAAGCGTGAAGAAAAGCCCCCGGTTGCCGAACCCACCAACGAGGAAAAGCTCTTGGCCGAGATCCGCGACGCGCTCCGGCAACGTCCCCTCTAA